From the Aerococcus viridans genome, the window TCGAGACAATGCTCGGACACCTATGCAGTGGGATGAAACGAAACATGCCGGATTCTCAAGTGGAGACACAACCTGGCTACCAGTAAATCCAAATTATCATGAAATTAACGTCAAAAACGCCTTAGCTGATCAGAACAGTATTTTTTATACTTATCAAAAATTGGTTCAATTACGCCAAACTGCAGACTGGTTAATCGATGGCGATTTTGAGCTATTAGATACTAGCGATAAAGTATTTGCCTACATCCGAAGAACACCAAGTGAAGCATACTTAGTAGTCGTGAATGTATCTGATGTAGCACAAACATTTAGTTTTAATGGTACATATGAAACAATTATTATCAGCAATCATGTGGTGCCAACCGATTTACAACAAATTACCTTGGATGCTTGGGATGCATTTTGTGTTAAGCTGACAAAATAAAAAAATAATATCAAAAAGGGTAACCGCAATCGTTTGTGGTTACCTTTTTTTGATATTTATACACTAGAATCACGTATTGTTAACCGAGTGGCAAGTCTAGTCATAGTAGGTACTACTTCCGGGTTTATCAATTGACGATTCAGGGTATCCACAGCAATTCGACCCATTTCCTCGGTAAAAACGGTCACACTGGATAGGGCGGGGAAAATCTGTTTCGTCAACGGAGTATCATTAAATGAAATAAGGCTCACCCGTTCAGGGACAGCAATACGTGCCTCCTGAAGGGCACGTAAAGCACCAATAGCTAATGTATCATTAGCTACAAAGAGAGCCTGTGGAAGGGCTTCTCCATGTTCAGTGATGGCCTGTTTCATCAAATCATACCCAGCTTGTGCTGAAAAATCACCAATATACGTATATTTTGTATGGTAAACACCAAGTTCAGATGCATAGTTTCGGAAAGTTCTGAATCGTTGATCAATTAACTGTTCCTTACCATCTGTCGTTTTCTCTTCACCGGCAATCATACCTATTGATGTTAACCCATGCTGCATAAAATAATCTAATACTTGAATCACGGCATTATTAAAATCAGTTGACACACAGGGATGACCAGCATTTAAGGTATCTGAATCCACAAAAACCAATTTGCGATTATAGGACTCTAACCGTTTAATTTGTTGATTAGAAAATTTACCGATGGCAATAATTCCAGCAATATCATCAGCAATTTGAATAATTTGATTATTGAAATAACGGACAATATCATAGGTTAAATCTTCGGCACGTTTTTCTATCCCAATCCGAATAGCGTAATAATATAAATCATTTAATTCTTCTTGCTCACTATACCATTGGACAACAGCAATTTTTTGTCGCTGTTTTGGTATATTCGTCGTCTTTTGATGTTTGGGAAAACCAACGAACGTCACTTGCACGACAAGCATTGCAAACTGGGGATCTATTAGCATTTGGTCGCTTAATGAATGCCTCCCATGTATCATTAGAACACGATTATGAAGTTACCGGAATCGAGCTAGATACCTTGGTCCATACAGCATGGGCACAGGAGGGGGTATTAGGCGCGCGTATGACGGGCGCAGGCTTTGGAGGATGTGGCATTGCCATCGTCGCAAAAGACAAGGTGGATGCTTTTAAAGAGCAAATAGGGTGTGTATATACTGAAACAATCGGCTATCCACCACAATTTTATATCGCAGAAATCTCAAGTGGCGCGCGTGTACTAACAAGGAGATGATGACATGGCAAAACTAATTGATGCCTTTGTTACACAGGTTATTGAAAATAGTGATTATACAATAGACGATCATTTTTATTTACGCAATCGAATCTTAGCAT encodes:
- a CDS encoding substrate-binding domain-containing protein — encoded protein: MLIDPQFAMLVVQVTFVGFPKHQKTTNIPKQRQKIAVVQWYSEQEELNDLYYYAIRIGIEKRAEDLTYDIVRYFNNQIIQIADDIAGIIAIGKFSNQQIKRLESYNRKLVFVDSDTLNAGHPCVSTDFNNAVIQVLDYFMQHGLTSIGMIAGEEKTTDGKEQLIDQRFRTFRNYASELGVYHTKYTYIGDFSAQAGYDLMKQAITEHGEALPQALFVANDTLAIGALRALQEARIAVPERVSLISFNDTPLTKQIFPALSSVTVFTEEMGRIAVDTLNRQLINPEVVPTMTRLATRLTIRDSSV